The genomic DNA aataaaatgtttgtaaaacagctggaaattatgtcaagcacacatacaaaattggtagaggttatatcccaaagaattcatacagattgattctatttgttttggtcatataaacaaatagaaataaatagcatcagtatTGATAAAGTTCAAATACCATATATCATATTAACACACTGttagacaaagctcttgagtgaGAGCATCTCACTCAAATCGCGTTTGTCATTTTATACATAGCCAGTTAGCTAAAAGACAGTAGCTAATCTGCGACCACAGTAGTTTACTGCAGTTTCCTCTTTAAGTATCAGGTATCAGGTTAAGTTGAGCCATTTAGattcacaattcatgggaataggcgaccaaacaaacaacactgaggtaaaaaaaaaaaaagaacaatgatgggcagtttatctggcaTTAACTtgtaaagcaggtgggaagatGTAATTTGCACCATCGACTGTATGATTGGCACACGTACCATAATATTGATGCCGCTTTCACGTATTGTTGgagtaattggaaaaaaatgattctctATTACAGGGTGTCTATGAAAAGCGCCAAACTTGCAATCGTTGGAGCATTACGTAAAATACACTTCTCTACTTCTTAGCGaccatgtttttatcccacAACACATCAGAAGGATTTTCCAACTTGGGAACTCGGATTTCCTAACACACATGAACACAGCATATCTCCCAAAGGTGCTATGCGGAACTCatatgcctatcacagccaaagttatgtccataaattaccatattaaggagccatgtgcagattgtgtatatGGAGTAAATATAGTAATGACCATATTAAAGAGACGCATTCTTTAGATTATGCTATGTAGTCTTAAAactccaaagttttttttttttttttttgtcttttctggTGAAATTTATATTGGGGCACATGCCCCAGTGAAATATCTTGCCACACTGATGGTGATAACCTATTTCCCCCCTTCAAAATGGGTAACTCTTGAGTATTTGTTTCCTCTTGCTTACATGACTTAAAGATGCGAACCGAAATGTGAAAGTTTCTAAGGTGAAAGTTTATTCATGAACCACTTTGAAAATAtgtaacaaaataaatacacacaAAGGCCGTTGTGTCACATTATGACACAGTGCAAGGAGTGTCTGGGTTCAGTGTGCATGTAATCTACATTCATCCATGTATGTTTCTCCAACCAGTGCTGCTGGAGGAGAGATCTTCAACCAGTGTGTGTCCGATCAGGAGGACGAGGCTTTCAGCGAGATTGATGTCAAGAGGCTCATGAGACAGATCCTGCAAGGAGTCTCTTTCCTACATCAGAGAAGTGTTGTCCATCTTGACCTAAAGGTCCGTGAATTGTAATACTGAATACCATTCTGAAATAGACCAACTGAAATagaccaacaataatttacaataaTGGCTGTAATATTTCTATTTGGGATATCCCCAGCCTCAAAATATCCTCTTGACCAGTACTTCTCCTCTGGGTGACATCAAGATTGTGGACTTTGGTCTGTCTCGCATCGTCAGCAACCACCAGGAGCTCAGAGAGATTATGGGAACTCCCGAGTATGTTGGTGAGTGGCTGTTCTTTCTGAgattaaatattatttgaagGTTAATGCTAaactattttattcattttacagCTCCAGAGATTCTAAATTACGAGCCTATAAGCACAGCAACGGATATGTGGTAAGTGCAATCCATCATTTAAAATTAATGCACTTAAACAATGGTACACAATAGTCAGAAACAAGGGAGTAGGTTTGCAAATGGACGGTAGGGAAATAACACTACCAGCTAttcagtagaggtgtgcatcggcactgccctcacgattcgattcgattacgattcggagggccacgattcgattcgattcaattcgattcagagggccacgattcgattcggttcgattcggccatgcatcacgatgcattaaagcctgggatgcattaaaatgctaaaccaaagcatatttttcgtgaatcatgaggcaacacaagcggtcagacattaaacaactttttataggctcttgtgtcattcctggttgtagtcaaatgaaaatagtaatatatatataaaaaaataaaaacatcacagcatttaattagtgctttgaatgagaccagggctttcttttttttttttttacacacaccgcataagtttggtcaagtttcccaccaacctcatagaagccaaaatgtctccatatgcctgctttcaatgtctttggtgcGTCAAAAATCTTTCGCACTCCCTCGttttccgcttcagccattgttggtACGTCTTATCTCTCTGCTTTCTCGATTGGcactgcgcaattgcgcatgtctgtgacgttactcccgtgAGGAAGCAAATTTGGGTtgctcgtcccccctgcatttCTTGTACAAtagctccctctacaggtaaacatgagaataataatacaaatggggaaaccaaatccattgcatcactggaagatttttgaacggacttatatattttaatatgtgctgaatcgattcggcttgttgcccgcatcgaatcgcatcGTCCATGGCCCGCATCGAGATGCATCGCCGAATCGATTATTGTCGACACCAGTActatttcaggatgctcaaattgtccccaacaacttttcagcaaccttttttgcattatataatgatttcagttatatacgtaatttagattgtcttcccaaatGTTGTAAAGAAGGAATAGACGCTAccaatattaccgtattggcccgaatataagacagtgttttttgcattgaaataagaccgaAAAagtcggggtcgtcttatagtcgCAGTCCAGACGTTATACCcagtcacgacgctagatgatgccagatattattgaagcgatgttctgtcatgacagatctcagctactctcaagtttaaccagtttgcattattttattgcaatctttttccttattcagattcgtttcaagactacagttacagttagacttcactttgatggttaatgcagttattgcaattttgttgttttatcacaatagattggttcatttacttttcaaaaaccagaagccattcatttacgaatgtgattgcagtttagtttaaattttaaaatgttcagatattaagatttgaatgaggcaaaataacatgctttttctctcatatatattgttataatcatttgtttcggatgtactgtaattattttctgtataaaaatttggtgttcaaaaagtctttttttcaaacttgagtcttgaaaaagagggggtcgtcttataatcagggccgtcttatattcgggccaatacggtgattttcattatgttcagactgacatttatcccttttacatgccaaatgtgccggtccattttctcCCCCtttaatgcacgtttgattggctgaggaCTTGTCCActatgagagagataatctaaaaaaaaaaaatccaaaaatcacaatacatgcttttttaacatttttgtgATATAGCTGCATATCAGTACTTGAACCtactatgaccatttggatgatgcacaggagtcatgggagcaagttttgaGATCAGATTAGAATTTAAATTCTatttcttctatttcttctctttcttctctaTCTCTTTCTTCTATTTCTATTCTACTTctatttgaattaaaatttcagaccccttcATGATTTcttagtaggagaacttgcaaaatagcagggtggtcaaatacttattttcttcactgtatcgtcccttccaatgttgagaccaaacctatgcccttggtcaGAAATACACCGACAAATTATTAAAGTACACACGGTAAAACGGACATGAAAATTACctttaaaatgccacatgatggCGCCAAAGCAGTTCTTTTACATTACACAGTGCCCAAGTCTGAGCTTTAAAAAACTACCGGTAATAGGTGAAAAACGTTTGAAAGAAGCCTAttgatagaaaaaataaataaataactgaagACAGAAGATGACAATCTTTTGGATTGTTTCTCATTAGCTTCATGTTCAAATGCACCTAATTAAATGTACAGTTTTCATTTCTCTCCTGCACTAAAATGCCCTCTGTTTTTCTTGTCATGTTCACAGGAGCGTTGGTGTTTTGACCTATGTGATGCTGACAGGACTCTCTCCCTTCCTGGGCAAAGACAAGCAGGAAACCTTCCTCAACATCTCCCAGATGAACATCAGTTACGACGAGGAGGAGCTGCAAGACTTGGACCAGGCCGTGTCCTTCATCAAGAGTCTTCTTTGTAAACAGCCACAGTCAgttcaaaccatttttttctccacttatGCATTTCTACAATATTTAGACAATTTTCAGTAATGGGTAATGTAATTTCTTGCTTTGCCAAGGTAAAAAATCAGACTACAGCTACTTTAGTGGTCGAGCTTTCCACCAGATCAGGCTATTACTGGTAATCACCACCTGGCTGTAGTAGTGAGCTACATTATTGCATGATTAATAATCATGCAGTACATGCCACAAAATTTACAGTATAGTGGACAGACACAAcaaagcaaatttatttaattattgaaGTAAAATTTTAATCTCACTCTTTAATAATTAAGTTACTAGAAAAGTAACGTGATTACATATGTAAATGACTTGTTCAAATGGTTATAaaagacattttaaaaaatgctcaaACAGCTTTTATACACATCTATTTTTAGGTTTCGAGCCACAGCCGAGCAATGTCTCCAACACCCGTGGCTTCAACCCGAAGAACCTCAGGAAACTGCAACATGCAATAAACCTCTCCCGCTGGAAGTCCTCGATACAACTAGCACAAACGGCGTCTCTACTAGTTGCCCGGAAAGCCCTACTTTGACTACTCCTAGTCCAAACACGGttgaggaggaagatgaaggTCCAGTGACTGAGGACCTCATCGTCGTGGCCGCGTACACCCTGGGCCAGTGCCGACAGTCATCGGCTACAGAGAAGGAAGCCCTGGTCACCGACAAGAAGGCCAACTCTAAGCGCTTCAAGTTTGAGGAGCCGTTTAGTGTCCTCCAGGAGGTCCCTGGAGAGTTCATTTACTGAAACTTCCATTTTAAAATTAGCTCTCAAAAAAGGTGATCGAGCCAGGAAAATGTGGCTAAATTGAATTGACAATGATTATATGTCAACCGCTTTTCACATTTTGTAGCACGGTCTACATCTCTCTGTTGTAATTCATGTTTCTTATATATGTGTACATTCATATCCATAACGTTTCACACAGAAAAACAGAATTGTATTGAatatttaaattcatttttgaaGTGGCCGCTCTACAATGTATCTGCATGCCTGATCCTATTCAACCCTAACACACCCGTAGATTACCTTTAATCCCTCAACTAGCTCTTGAAGTGATAATCCGCAATTATACACACACTTGTAATATTAAACTGTGACTGAATCCAGATGTACACAGTCTGGACACAATTTATGGTAACCACTTAAACCAgttttttgtaacattttctgTAATAAGAACGTGTCATAATAGGTACCTGAACTATATCAGATTTAGATTTTGCAATTTTTTCCTAATTGAAAAGAAGAAATTAAGTAttttgggcattgtggccaaacagtttCATCAAATGCATTTTGTCTTTGTAAATGTTGTTATTGTGAATGATTGTTGTTAACATGTGACATTTAAAACTAAAGCAAAATACACAATGGGAAATTTAAATAATAAGGGATTAACGTCTTCATTTTCGTACATAATAAATTCATGGATTTTGTAAGTGGGCAAAGGAAGTTGGCAGCACCCTCTATTGTTCAAACAAGATAATTACCTAcagttatgaaaaaaatatacttttttttttttttttttttttttcaatttaaatgataaatcaatACGAATGTATTTCTAAAAATGTGGTCCTACGCCTTGATGGGCTGGCTCATGAATGTATAAAATGAACAATGCCACGAGTTAATGAAATAGAAATATAAGCTAAATGTTTTTGTTCCATCTCATTTAGGGATAAAATGCCTCTGAAATGAGCACTTGTGTAAATACACTGTACAGTTCACATCTGATATGCTTTTACACTAAAACGGAGGGAAAgaaaaaacttttgttttggaTTTTATTCTTTGAAGCAGCTCTACCTAACTCAGCACTCACACTCAAGGCACATTGTGAACTTGTTTTTGGTGCCACGATTGAAGAAAGCAATTTAGGGCTTGTGTATATATCATTTACCTCATGACAAGTTCATATTTGTACACGATCTTTGTTTAAGAGTACAGTCCTATCCATTATACATTCAATTGTAGAATACAAGCTCCAAGGGATGTT from Corythoichthys intestinalis isolate RoL2023-P3 chromosome 20, ASM3026506v1, whole genome shotgun sequence includes the following:
- the stk17a gene encoding serine/threonine-protein kinase 17A yields the protein MIPECPSAVETVSGTKHQHIPPAEPNQSSIVGGLLTDITTTIKKEPFTDHFTILPGKELGRGKFAVVRKCVKKCTGQEYAAKFMRKRRKGRDCRMEIIHEIAVLELATDSQRVVSLHQVYEMASEMVLVLEFAAGGEIFNQCVSDQEDEAFSEIDVKRLMRQILQGVSFLHQRSVVHLDLKPQNILLTSTSPLGDIKIVDFGLSRIVSNHQELREIMGTPEYVAPEILNYEPISTATDMWSVGVLTYVMLTGLSPFLGKDKQETFLNISQMNISYDEEELQDLDQAVSFIKSLLCKQPQFRATAEQCLQHPWLQPEEPQETATCNKPLPLEVLDTTSTNGVSTSCPESPTLTTPSPNTVEEEDEGPVTEDLIVVAAYTLGQCRQSSATEKEALVTDKKANSKRFKFEEPFSVLQEVPGEFIY